A genome region from Carya illinoinensis cultivar Pawnee chromosome 2, C.illinoinensisPawnee_v1, whole genome shotgun sequence includes the following:
- the LOC122301779 gene encoding uncharacterized protein LOC122301779 produces MQERQSVEEPTGISNRARLEVLEDHTNKITSILDGVTNNLAELRVAMETSNKDNQRAMENIRRETNTTLERLERRLAENRPRTPPHGGDAYADGLEASVTESMHASPRQGWRHGGRVENCQGYHERWIPNAAFEREDPLAGYRARSPSVHHEHQEFEHEQGYEEPYQHEQPGPWRRQHGRGYHGPQFERDDYEDRRGNRHQDWGPRRPKVDFPKYSGGDPYEWLDKVHHYFLTYDIPRHERVSIACFYLEGKAGKWWRWIRDQYDKDHMRLGWTAFEKELLSQFGPSPVVNHHGQLAKLRQEGKVQHYIEEFRQLQIMVRGWSEEALIGTFIDGLRPWLAKEIKLRQPTRLPEVMKMAEILEESHSSERRPTKDMGSKSFKTVQTKVSWKGRDTSATTSKPRPEIKKLSSEEVQERIKKGLCFKCGDKWSPGHKCKAAQALFMFEDESSDDESESSQEEPSQEEETEETESGGTPEEAELSLNAMAGISKPTSMRLMAWVGKHEVILLVDSGSTHNFINSSIVGKVGLKPSPIPPFEVKVASGEKLQCEALIREVKMNVQGVRIMADLHVLPLVGLDLVLGNAWLKSLGRVVHDYHNMTMEFKLGSKKRLWTAIASKEIKSCEAIMFEKLCKGGAHCFAIVVAKEDVMRQVENKGQEGTHDDLALLPEEVKPVLAAHKGVLEVPTALPPPREFDHRIRLVDETKPINVPPYRYAHFQKGEIERQVDEMLKSGLIRPSTSPFSSPVLLVRKKDGTWRFCTDYRALNEATVKDRFPIPTVDEMLDELHGATVFSKLDLRAGYHQIRMNEEDIHKTAFRTHSGHYEYLVMPFGLCNAPSTFQAAMNSIFKPLLRKFVLVFFDDILVYSRTIEEHKQHLEKVLTILEEHHFFIKATKCAFMEKELEYLGHFISGDGVKVDHRKIEAMVDWPLPKDISALRGFLGLTGYYRRFVKGYGLIAKPLTAMLKKDSFEWTTEAREAFEELKRAMTKTPVLALPNFERSFEVYTDASGEGIGAVLVQDRRPLAFISKALGPMKKAWSTYARELLAVVHAVKVWRPYLLGRNFTIITDQQALRHLLQQKIVTPEQQKFLVKLLGFEYDIVYQPGKENKVADALSRREGSQLLKVVGDDEESSNLALSGAEWRVWDKIREATRLDARALEIIELLDAQGQGVVNYKVRDGLIFYKNYVYVPNVPNLRDEILNHFHNSKEGGHSGWLRTYIRLKHFFHWEGIKGDVKRLVASCDICQKAKYDTRPEAGLLQPLPIPNRIWEDLAMDFIEGLPISAGHEVILVVVDRLSKYAHFIPLYHPYTAKSVAKAFVNNITKLHGFPRTIVSDRDRVFMSSFWRQLFELQGSKLKTSSSYHPQTDGQSEVVNRTLEQYLRCFCHEEQRRWADYLPWAEFWYNTSYHSSIEKSPFEVVYGRPPPLLVSYEKGSASNNEVEQELIDRDEVLAKVKRELKKAQTRMKKYHDQGRRAVSFKVGDYVYLKLRQFGQKTMRKTASAKLNQKFYGPYRVLEKLGSVAYKLQLPPTSQLHPVFHVSLLKKKVGDPSLIGEELPTVDQEGRILMKPKEVLGYRLHRRGRGRPRVWQALILWEGLSRDEATWEDYDGLEKKYPQLILEGKDMLKGRGNVKTPRQEATGHALTSTSPCQDSTPAALLASLDCPQTVPLVNARPRSPSIRQQTVGARTQASHELPLKGIWSAPGHPGRIWGKVRDKLTVTTHQPSHSPSPCHLSSHNRSLQSRGVTNHPLNRSAITHSANPLKPPLATCASSSEDTCVRLGQPPKQVTPVLDLVSHYQETPGA; encoded by the exons ATGCAAGAGAGGCAGTCTGTAGAGGAGCCCACGGGCATTTCCAATAGAGCCCGGCTAGAAGTTCTAGAGGATCACACCAACAAGATTACTTCAATTCTTGATGGTGTCACCAACAACTTAGCCGAGCTGCGTGTGGCCATGGAGACCTCTAACAAGGATAACCAGAGGGCCATGGAGAACATAAGAAGAGAGACGAACACCACATTGGAGCGGCTAGAGAGGAGACTAGCCGAGAACCGTCCTAGGACACCACCTCATGGGGGCGATGCCTATGCTGATGGACTGGAAGCCAGTGTAACCGAGTCCATGCATGCGTCGCCAAGGCAAGGTTGGAGGCATGGTGGCCGTGTAGAGAACTGCCAAGGTTACCATGAGAGGTGGATTCCGAATGCTGCTTTTGAGAGGGAGGACCCATTGGCTGGTTATCGGGCTAGGAGCCCTAGTGTTCACCATGAGCACCAGGAATTTGAGCACGAGCAAGGCTATGAGGAGCCTTACCAACATGAACAACCCGGGCCATGGAGAAGACAGCATGGTCGTGGCTACCATGGGCCACAATTTGAGAGGGACGACTATGAAGATAGAAGAGGAAACCGGCATCAGGATTGGGGACCCAGGCGCCCTAAGGTCGACTTCCCAAAGTATAGCGGTGGTGACCCCTATGAGTGGTTGGACAAGGTCCATCACTACTTTCTGACGTATGACATCCCACGCCATGAGAGGGTGTCCATAGCCTGCTTTTACCTTGAAGGCAAGGCTGGAAAATGGTGGCGTTGGATAAGGGACCAGTACGACAAGGATCATATGAGGCTGGGCTGGACAGCCTTTGAGAAGGAGCTCCTCAGTCAGTTCGGGCCATCACCAGTTGTCAATCACCATGGGCAGCTGGCCAAGCTAAGGCAAGAGGGCAAGGTCCAGCACTATATAGAGGAGTTCAGACAGCTACAGATCATGGTTAGGGGCTGGTCGGAGGAAGCCTTGATAGGCACATTCATTGATGGTTTGAGACCTTGGCTTGCCAAGGAGATCAAACTTAGACAACCCACAAGGCTACCCGAGGTGATGAAGATGGCTGAAATTCTTGAGGAGAGCCATTCTAGTGAGCGGCGCCCAACCAAAGACATGGGGAGCAAGTCTTTCAAGACTGTGCAAACCAAGGTCTCTTGGAAGGGAAGGGACACATCAGCCACCACCTCCAAACCGAGACCGGAGATCAAGAAGCTATCCAGTGAAGAGGTGCAAGAGCGCATCAAGAAGGGGCTGTGTTTTAAGTGCGGAGACAAATGGAGCCCCGGTCACAAGTGCAAGGCAGCTCAGGCCTTGTTTATGTTTGAGGACGAGTCAAGTGATGATGAGTCTGAAAGCAGCCAAGAGGAACCCAGCCAAGAGGAGGAAACCGAGGAAACCGAATCTGGTGGCACAccagaggaggctgagctatcATTGAATGCCATGGCTGGCATTTCTAAACCCACGTCCATGAGGTTGATGGCATGGGTGGGCAAGCATGAAGTGATTTTGCTAGTGGATAGCGGCTCCACACACAACTTCATTAATTCCAGCATTGTGGGCAAGGTTGGACTTAAGCCGAGCCCTATTCCCCCATTTGAAGTGAAGGTGGCAAGTGGAGAAAAGTTGCAATGTGAGGCCCTCATCCGTGAAGTGAAGATGAATGTTCAGGGGGTCCGTATTATGGCAGACTTGCATGTGCTGCCCTTGGTCGGCCTTGACTTAGTCTTGGGGAATGCTTGGCTGAAGAGCCTTGGCAGGGTTGTCCATGACTATcacaacatgaccatggagtttAAACTTGGCTCCAAGAAGCGACTGTGGACAGCCATTGCCAGTAAGGAGATCAAGTCATGCGAAGCCATTATGTTTGAGAAACTTTGCAAAGGCGGGGCACATTGCTTCGCCATCGTGGTGGCCAAAGAGGATGTAATGAGACAAGTCGAGAACAAGGGTCAGGAGGGCACCCATGATGATTTAGCGCTACTGCCCGAGGAAGTCAAGCCTGTCTTAGCAGCCCACAAGGGGGTTCTCGAGGTGCCCACTGCACTTCCACCTCCTAGAGAGTTTGATCACAGAATTCGACTAGTGGATGAAACCAAGCCGATCAACGTGCCACCCTATAGATATGCCCACTTTCAGAAGGGAGAGATTGAACGGCAGGTGGATGAGATGCTGAAGAGTGGCCTAATCCGCCCTAGTACCAGTCCCTTTTCTTCACCAGTGCTGTTGGTGAGGAAGAAGGATGGCACATGGAGGTTCTGTACGGACTATAGGGCCTTGAATGAAGCCACAGTCAAGGACAGATTTCCCATCCCCACTGTcgatgagatgttagatgagCTGCATGGGGCTACGGTGTTCTCAAAGTTAGATCTAAGGGCCGGCTACCATCAGATTCGAATGAATGAGGAAGACATCCATAAGACAGCCTTTAGGACTCACTCAGGCCATTATGAATACCTAGTGATGCCTTTCGGTTTGTGCAATGCTCCATCAACGTTTCAGGCTGCAATGAATAGCATCTTCAAGCCACTACTTCGGAAGTTTGTGCTTGTCTTCTTCGATGACATTTTGGTCTATTCTAGGACCATCGAAGAGCATAAGCAACACTTGGAGAAGGTGCTAACAATTCTGGAGGAGCATCATTTCTTTATCAAAGCCACCAAGTGTGCCTTCATGGAGAAGGAGTTGGAGTACTTAGGCCACTTTATCTCAGGAGATGGTGTCAAAGTTGATCACAGAAAGATAGAGGCCATGGTGGATTGGCCTCTACCCAAGGACATCTCAGCCTTGAGAGGATTTCTGGGGCTCACGGGTTATTACAGGAGGTTTGTCAAAGGCTATGGGCTAATAGCCAAGCCACTCACAGCAATGCTCAAGAAGGACAGTTTCGAGTGGACAACCGAGGCTAGGGAAGCCTTTGAAGAACTGAAGCGAGCCATGACCAAGACACCTGTGTTGGCACTTCCCAATTTTGAGAGATCGTTTGAAGTTTATACAGATGCAAGCGGTGAAGGCATCGGGGCTGTGTTGGTCCAAGACCGAAGGCCTTTGGCCTTCATTTCCAAGGCACTCGGGCCTATGAAGAAAGCATGGAGTACCTATGCCCGAGAGCTATTGGCAGTGGTGCATGCTGTCAAGGTGTGGCGCCCATACCTCTTGGGGCGCAACTTTACCATCATCACAGACCAGCAGGCCTTAAGGCATCTATTGCAACAGAAAATTGTCACCCCGGAACAACAGAAGTTCCTTGTCAAGTTGCTAGGCTTTGAGTATGACATAGTCTATCAACCGGGCAAGGAAAATAAGGTGGCTGATGCCTTAAGCCGCAGGGAAGGCAGCCAACTACTTAAGGTAGTGGGAGATGACGAGGAGTCATCAAACTTGGCACTAAGCGGGGCAGAATGGCGAGTATGGGACAAGATCAGAGAGGCTACCAGATTGGATGCAAGGGCACTTGAGATCATTGAGCTCTTGGATGCCCAAGGGCAAGGGGTTGTAAACTACAAAGTGAGAGACGGTCTGATCTTCTACAAGAACTATGTTTATGTGCCGAACGTTCCCAATCTCAGGGATGAGATTCTAAATCATTTCCATAACAGCAAGGAAGGTGGTCATTCTGGATGGTTGAGAACATACATCCGATTGAAGCATTTCTTCCATTGGGAGGGAATCAAGGGTGATGTCAAGAGACTTGTGGCCAGCTGTGACATCTGTCAGAAGGCCAAGTATGACACTAGGCCAGAAGCGGGACTTCTCCAACCATTGCCAattccaaacagaatttgggaggACTTGGCCATGGATTTCATAGAGGGACTACCCATTAGTGCAGGGCATGAAGTGATTCTGGTGGTAGTAGACCGACTAAGCAAGTATGCCCACTTTATCCCTCTATATCACCCTTATACAGCCAAGTCAGTGGCTAAAGCCTTTGTCAACAACATTACTAAGCTGCATGGGTTTCCAAGAACCATAGTATCAGATCGGGACAGGGTCTTTATGAGTTCATTTTGGAGGCAACTATTTGAATTGCAAGGCAGCAAGCTTAAGACGAGTTCCTCCTATCACCCACAAACGGATGGCCAATCTGAGGTTGTCAATAGGACTTTAGAACAATATTTGAGGTGCTTCTGTCATGAAGAGCAAAGGAGATGGGCAGATTACCTTCCATGGGCAGAGTTTTGGTATAACACCTCTTATCACTCTTCTATTGAGAAAAGCCCTTTTGAAGTCGTATATGGCAGACCACCACCACTCTTGGTCAGCTATGAAAAGGGCTCAGCCAGTAATAATGAAGTAGAGCAGGAGCTGATTGATAGGGACGAGGTACTGGCCAAAGTTAAAAGAGAGCTCAAGAAGGCCCAAACTCGAATGAAGAAGTACCATGATCAGGGACGACGTGCTGTGTCCTTCAAAGTAGGCGACTATGTCTACTTGAAGCTTAGGCAATTCGGGCAGAAGACCATGAGGAAAACTGCAAGTGCAAAGTTGAACCAGAAGTTCTATGGGCCTTATAGAGTGTTGGAGAAACTGGGCAGTGTTGCATACAAGCTTCAGCTTCCTCCAACTTCACAATTGCACCCGGTATTCCATGTTTCCTTACTCAAAAAGAAGGTTGGAGATCCGAGTCTCATTGGGGAGGAGTTACCCACAGTGGATCAAGAGGGAAGGATCCTTATGAAGCCAAAGGAAGTGCTCGGATATAGGCTACATCGAAGGGGCCGAGGGAGACCAAGGGTGTGGCAAGCATTGATCCTGTGGGAAGGATTATCAAGGGACGAGGCAACATGGGAGGACTATGATGGGCTGGAAAAGAAGTATCCCCAATTGatccttgagggcaaggatATGCTAAAAGGGAGGGGGAATGTCAAAACCCCAAGGCAGGAGGCCACGGGCCATGCCTTGACCAGCACCAGCCCATGCCAGGACAGCACGCCAGCAGCACTGTTGGCGTCGCTTGATTGCCCACAGACCGTGCCCTTGGTGAATGCTAGACCACGGTCACCCTCCATCAGGCAGCAAACAGTCGGCGCGCGCACGCAAGCGAG CCACGAGTTGCCATTGAAGGGCATCTGGTCTGCACCAGGCCACCCTGGTCGAATCTGGGGCAAGGTCAGGGACAAGCTGACAGTTACCACCCACCAGCCAAGCCACTCGCCCAGCCCTTGCCACCTGTCTAGCCACAACCGCTCCCTACAAAGTAGGGGAGTAACCAACCATCCCTTAAACCgctcagccatcacccactcggCCAACCCACTTAAACCACCCTTAGCCACGTGTGCCTCATCATCAGAAGACACCTGTGTGAGACTTGGTCAGCCCCCCAAGCAAGTGACACCTGTccttgacttggtcagccactATCAGGAGACACCTGGTGCCTGA
- the LOC122300305 gene encoding 50S ribosomal protein L3-2, mitochondrial-like codes for MSAISRGLISHLRLPNPTKSTQAPYQFCFLLRRFGTADALVDDAPETGQENILRAMTPNSKRTGVIAVKCGMTALWDKWGARVPITVLWVDDNIVSQVKTVEKEGITALQIGCGQKKAKHLTKPEVGHFRAQGVPLKRKLREFPVTEDALLPVGTSIGVRHFVPGQYVDVTGISRGKGFQGVMKRHGFSGMPASHGASLSHRSLGSTGQRDAPGKVFKGKKMPGRMGGKQITVKNVWVYKIMPARNLMWVKGQVPGAEGNFVFVKDAFYKKPDISMLPFPTYIAAEDEDTSELEPLVADLGEVDPFMVAD; via the exons ATGTCGGCCATATCTAGAGGCCTGATATCTCATCTCCGCCTCCCCAATCCAACGAAAAGTACCCAAGCGCCGTATCAATTCTGCTTCCTGTTGAGGAGGTTCGGGACGGCCGACGCCCTGGTGGATGACGCCCCCGAGACCGGCCAAGAAAATATTCTTCGGGCGATGACCCCGAACTCGAAGCGGACAGGTGTTATTGCCGTCAAGTGTGGAATGACCGCTCTCTGGGATAAATGGGGTGCGAGGGTTCCCATCACCGTCCTCTGGGTCGACGATAACATCGTCTCTCAGGTCAAGACCGTTGAAAAGGAGGGTATCACTGCCCTACAG ATTGGTTGCGGTCAGAAGAAGGCAAAGCATTTGACGAAACCTGAAGTGGGTCATTTTAGAGCTCAAGGTGTTCCACTGAAGAGGAAATTGAGGGAGTTTCCTGTGACTGAAGATGCACTTCTCCCTGTTGGTACGTCAATTGGGGTTCGCCATTTTGTTCCTGGCCAGTATGTGGATGTCACGGGAATCTCAAGAGGGAAAGGTTTCCAG GGTGTGATGAAAAGGCATGGCTTTAGTGGAATGCCAGCATCTCATGGTGCATCACTGTCACACCGAAGTCTTGGTTCTACAGGTCAGAGGGATGCTCCTGGAAAG GTATTTAAAGGCAAAAAAATGCCTGGGCGCATGGGTGGGAAGCAGATAACAGTTAAAAACGTATGGGTCTACAAAATTATGCCCGCAAGGAATCTGATGTGGGTAAAAGGCCAA GTCCCTGGTGCCGAAGGGAACTTTGTGTTTGTAAAAGATGCTTTCTACAAGAAACCTGACATTTCAATGCTTCCATTTCCCACTTACATCGCTGCAGAAGATGAGGACACATCAGAGTTGGAACCACTAGTCGCTGATCTTGGCGAGGTAGACCCGTTTATGGTGGCAGATTAA
- the LOC122301780 gene encoding uncharacterized protein LOC122301780 → MKFCKPSPINILHDEAKVKELIRADSRGWDVELVKPVFNEYEASVICKLPVSLCGLPDKQIWAFSKNDQMEVMAVVLRRVWLRRNGLVFENKFEGPNEVFNKAIDCLLEYQLAQVQQGKDQKNGGTCSSNISHRKPPTGNMVKVNWDTALKTNENRAEIRIVICDNCREVLVTLCYPKEFVSDPIIVEVFALWRAMKLCDELNFWNAQLEGDALTIVNAVNSLEVNWEWHGQLIEDLKALLKNRRNWTMSYVNRSCNSVAHSLAKMALSVSEELVWMEDHPQEILKNVIFDKLCNSIDTTIQHTGFFFLKGT, encoded by the exons atgaaattttgcaagccatcaccaATCAATATTTTGCATGATGAAGCAAAGGTGAAGGAGTTGataagagctgatagtaggGGATGGGATGTTGAACTAGTGAAGCCAGTGTTTAATGAGTATGAGGCTTCAGTAATCTGTAAATTACCTGTTAGTCTTTGTGGGCTCCCGGATAAACAAATATGGGCATTTTCAAAGAATG ATCAGATGGAAGTAATGGCTGTGGTGCTAAGAAGAGTTTGGTTAAGAAGAAATGGGTTGGTGtttgaaaataagtttgaaGGACCTAATGAAGTTTTCAACAAAGCTATTGATTGTTTGTTAGAGTATCAATTGGCACAAGTTCAGCAAGGCAAAGatcagaaaaatggtggaaCTTGTAGTAGCAATATTTCTCATCGGAAACCACCTACGGGGAATATGGTGAAGGTTAATTGGGATACGGCTTTGAAGACTAATGAGAATAGAGCTGAAATTAGGATAGTGATCTGTGATAATTGTAGAGAGGTGTTAGTAACTCTATGCTATCCCAAAGAATTTGTTTCTGATCCTATTATAGTTGAAGTCTTTGCTCTATGGAGGGCCATGAAGTTATGTGATGAGCTTAATTTCTGGAATGCACAACTGGAGGGTGATGCTTTGACTATTGTAAATGCTGTTAATAGTTTAGAAGTGAATTGGGAGTGGCATGGTCAGctgattgaagatttaaaagcTTTATTGAAAAACAGAAGGAACTGGACAATGTCATATGTGAATAGATCTTGTAATAGTGTTGCACATAGTCTTGCAAAAATGGCTTTAAGTGTAAGTGAAGAGTTAGTTTGGATGGAGGATCATCCTCAGGAGATACTGAAGAATGTAATTTTTGATAAGCTGTGTAATTCGATTGATACAACAATACAACATAcaggtttcttttttttaaaaggcaCATAA